Proteins encoded by one window of Clostridium perfringens:
- a CDS encoding FUSC family protein, whose amino-acid sequence MFKFNLQTIGARNLKTSLSVFICIIVFELLGRSSAFFACIAAMMCMQDTVENSYKMGKNRMLGTFLGAIVGLLLTAIFNVLSIQHFIVYALLTAIGTTIAIFLCILFNCKGAINSACIVVFAIMTNLKGVGSYDYAFNRILDTFIGVIIAIIINRLVYPYQKKTEEKTN is encoded by the coding sequence TTGTTTAAATTTAACCTGCAAACTATAGGTGCTAGAAACCTTAAAACTTCTCTTTCAGTATTTATATGCATTATAGTATTTGAACTATTAGGCCGTTCTAGTGCCTTTTTTGCTTGTATTGCAGCAATGATGTGCATGCAAGATACAGTTGAAAATTCATATAAAATGGGAAAAAACAGAATGCTTGGTACCTTTTTAGGTGCTATTGTTGGTTTATTATTAACAGCCATATTTAATGTATTAAGTATTCAACACTTTATTGTTTATGCTCTTTTAACAGCCATAGGTACAACTATAGCCATTTTTTTATGTATTTTATTTAATTGTAAAGGAGCAATAAATAGTGCATGTATAGTTGTTTTTGCCATAATGACAAACTTAAAGGGTGTTGGCTCATATGACTATGCTTTTAATAGAATCCTAGATACATTTATTGGGGTAATAATAGCTATTATAATTAACAGACTTGTCTACCCTTACCAAAAGAAAACTGAAGAGAAAACAAATTAA
- a CDS encoding FUSC family protein, translating to MKGLALPKIGARNLKTALAVTLCIGFFELIHRQYPFYACIAAVICMKDTVENSYKMGKSRMIGTITGGLVGLALTFIALNFNLTRFSGIITGIGIVITIYLLNVFNRKGSVSIACIVLIAIMTNLHGKAPYAYAIDRIIDTFIGIIIALLINNYIYKYENKVKKDLENIEEKISRLEKEVKDDIKNLEENKKN from the coding sequence ATGAAAGGTTTAGCCCTACCTAAAATAGGTGCAAGAAACTTAAAGACAGCTTTGGCTGTAACTTTATGCATAGGATTTTTTGAGCTAATACACAGACAATATCCTTTTTATGCTTGTATAGCCGCTGTAATCTGTATGAAAGATACTGTTGAAAACTCATATAAAATGGGAAAAAGCAGAATGATTGGTACAATAACTGGTGGACTTGTTGGCTTAGCTTTAACTTTTATAGCTTTAAACTTTAACCTTACAAGATTCTCAGGAATAATAACAGGGATTGGAATAGTTATAACCATTTATCTACTTAATGTTTTTAACAGAAAAGGGTCTGTTTCTATAGCATGTATAGTATTAATAGCAATTATGACAAACTTACATGGTAAAGCTCCATATGCCTATGCAATTGATAGAATTATAGATACTTTTATAGGTATAATAATTGCTCTATTAATAAATAACTACATATATAAATATGAAAATAAGGTAAAAAAAGATTTAGAAAATATAGAAGAAAAAATCTCTAGACTTGAAAAAGAAGTTAAAGATGATATAAAAAATCTAGAAGAAAATAAAAAGAACTAA